One Salvia miltiorrhiza cultivar Shanhuang (shh) chromosome 6, IMPLAD_Smil_shh, whole genome shotgun sequence genomic window, TATAGTTGAAATGTTGAAACATAttcttgattcttgaacaatTTTGGGATTAAAATGAGGAAATAATCTTCGTTGAACATGAATTGGTAGTCAAGAAATCACCTGAATAAGTTACATACAGAAGAATCAAATGACCTTGGAAACAATTCTTGCTAGtatgaattcacaataaaaattcataacttatTGTTTTTGAGTTCACAACcatcttgatgaattcacaacttaatatttttgaattcacaaccatatctatgaatttacaactaaaattcgaattcacaacaaaaataagttatagttttaattgtgaattcaaactttaaaaactcaaattcgcaactttttgaattcacaatcaaaataaattctggttgtgaattaaattctagttgtgaattcgattggtcgtgaattcacaaccaactcgatgaattcacaacttaatgttcttgaattcacaaccaactcgatgaattcacaacttaatgttcttgaattcacaaccaactcgatgaattcacaacttaatatttttgaattcacaacaaaatctatgaatttataactaaaactagaattcacaatcaaaataaattatacttttaattgtgaattcaaactttaaaaattcaaattcacaactacttgaattcacaacaaaaataaattttggttgtgaattaaattatgtttgtgaattcgactaattgtgaattcacaaccaaaaatttctggttgtgaattcgactggttgtaaattcacaaccaaatttttttggttgtgaattaaattttggctgtgaattcgacagGTTGttcattcacaaacaaaaaattctgattgtgaattcgactggttgtgaattgtgaattcacaaccaaaataaattctagttgtgaattcgactgattgtgaattcacaaccaacataaatctggttgtgaattaaattttgattgtgaatttgttTGGttgcgaattcacaaccaaaaaattctggttgtgaattaaattttggttgtgaattcgactggttgtgaattaaattttggctgtgaattcgactagttgtgaattcacaaacaaaaaattttggttgtgaattcacactggttgtgaattgcgggattttttaaaggggtgatgtaaagtgaacattttttttaatttttaatgtgaaagggtcttttggtaacagtggtcattttttaatatttttatcttaatggacaatttttaattttacaatatgaaagtggtcattttaaaaatccactcataTTTAAAATGTACGAGAtgccaaaaaaaaagaacaaatggGGCTTACCGAGTACCGCCCCAAAAATCTTGTACAAGTTCAACCCGAACTAAATTCTTGGCTCCATCATTTGGGCCTAATTAGGTCCATCACCTGCTTCCATTCAACTCTAAATTTAATTTCTAAAACCTTGAGCTTGGAGCTACCAATATGTGTGTTCATACTTTTAGCTTTCCTTGCCTACTTCCAAACTACACGCAGTCCACACACATTTGGTACCACCGCCCCATATttgatttattaagttgagaaTCACTCAACACAAGCTTTAAATTTAgtttaaatatagatatatatactCCACAAATTTGTTTGCAAGTGATagattcaatggaggaaaagatGAAGGATTGGGAGGGGAAGAAAGTATGCGTGACTGGTGCTGCTGGTTTTGTAGCTTCGTGGCTTGTGAAGCGCCTTCTTCTTTCTGGTTATCGCGTGATCGGAACGGTGAGAGATCCAGGTATGTATGTAAGTACGCATAATATGAGTAAATCAAATTAACCAAATTGATTAAGCTGATACTCGACGCAGATGACGAGAAGAAAGTGGGGCATCTTCTAAGGCTGGAGGGCGCGAGAGAGAGGCTCCAACTAGTGAGAGCCGATCTGATGGAGGAAGGAAGCTTCGACAACGCCATTTTAGGATGCCATGGAGTTTTCCATCTCGCGTCGCCCGTGCTTGGCCAGCCTAAGTCCGATCCAAAGGTCTCGATTCGTACCTGATTATGAATTAATTCAATTCCGATCTGGCGATCCATCTCATGTGAGTGAATGAATTGAACTAGCTAGGCTGAGATACTGCAACCGGCGATCGATGGGACGTTGAACGTGCTGCGCTCGTGCAAGAAGAATCCATGGCTGAGGCGCGTGGTTCTCACATCTTCGTCCTCGACGGTGAGGATACGAGACGATCTCCTTCCCGGCGTGCCGCTGGATGAGTCTTCCTGGAGTAGCGAGGAGCTCTGTGAGAACCTCAAGGTGCGTAATTCTCAAAATTAATCAGCAATTGATATACATTAACGGTCGGAAGCTGCAGATCTGGTATCCACTGTCGAAAACTCTGGCTGAGAAGGCAGCATGGAAATTCTGCGAGGACAACGGCATAGATCTGGTGACCCTCATCCCCTCATTTGTGGTTGGACCAAGCTTGCCCCCTGTTTTGAGCTCCACAGCATCTGACGTGCTTGGTTTGCTCAAAGGAGAGAGGGAAAAGTTTGAGTTTCATGGAAGAATGGGATATGTTCACATTGATGATGTTGCGTTGAGCCATATTCTGGTTTACGAGAAGGAAAACGCACGAGGCCGCTATCTCTGCACCTCTACGGTTCTCGACATTGACGAGTTAGCTGCAAAACTCGCACCACGCTATCCGGCTCTACCAATCCCCAAAACGTAATTTCAAttattcacaaattaatatgtaccATATGTTCATTACTCAGCTTCAATGGCTATTTGATTTTTCAGGTTTAAGAAAGTTGAGAGACCACACTATGACTTCGACGTCTCAAAAATCAAGGGCTTGGGAATGAGATTCAGATCAATCGAAGAAATGTTTGATGATTGTGTTCACTTTTTCACCATGCAAGCccttctctctccactctcaCAACCTTCATCTTGACTCTTGAGggcataattaattataagcCATGTTTATCTATATTTCAAACCTCAAATATTAGTAGCTTCTGTTTGAACTAgctacaaattaaaaaaaaaaaaaaaatgttatatcAAGAAATTATCGTGTTATACTACTCGTGAGATGTTATATAATGTTATATAACTACTCGTGAGTGATCTAATTTGTGTGACCAACGATAAATATTCAGTAAATGTATAATGAAAGTGATATCAATGATAATATGTAAATCGTTTGATAATTGTAGTAGAAAGACAGAATAAAATTAGATATCATTGTATCCATCACAAATTACAGAGGTAACAAAACTTTCACtgtgaaattattttaactagTACACGCGCCCGTCCGATGCACGAccaacatcaaaattaaattatattttaaataaaaagtatatctatttaatatattcaaaatataaatcatatttttaaaagtgaaatatttcacatcaattaattaaaaaaaatatgaatacgaaaacatatgaatttttaactttatattttcaatatttcaaatatcaattaattaattttaattgataatgagcaatacataaatttatcaaataaataaagatcTACAAAATcatctatttttatatagtttaatatattttttgaatgcaTATTTAAATTATCTTTACTCGTCATTTtgtctaaataaaatttttacaaataaagtTCTCAAAATTCTGACTTTGCAAAAAgagatatgatttattttcataaataataatttctgaattgattaagtttaattttatactcccttcttCCCACATTAATAAGTCATAAGGGCcggacacagattttaagaaataaataatttatactaataaaataagaaagagagtactttttttttaagatatgTTTTTCAAAAAAGTAAGAGAGATAATTATGAGTGGATCACATTGACATATGATTTAAATAATGGGTTATATGATTGTTATGTAATAAGCTTCCAATTTAGGAAATGACCTATTAAAATGGGAcgtccaaataaggaaatgtaACCCATTAGTATGCAACGGCAGGAGTAATATTGAATAATAATGTTCCGTTATTTTAGTTGGGtttcgattttaataaaaaaattaatttgaatatatatgacaacattcatatttatatgcatttaaattttaatttgtattttttatagacaaataatttttttatcaatcgattagtggaaaaaaaaatgaggttGAACATGGTATAATTACCATTTAAATTCAAATAGACGTGctactacaaaattaaactgttcaatttactttttattttatttctaaataggATCAATAATGATGCTCCGATTAATGATTTTTCAATGGTAATTTTGATGCTTAATATATACGTAAATCTAACGTAaaatctaattaaaaataataatagtagataagttaatataagtaaatataaaaaaaaaataacacaaacataactacaaatttaatatttaagatgatataattaattattcatctataaatttatattaaaaatatgttAACCTCTacttcaaaaataatatttttaaattaaagaacTTTGAAATGagctaatataataaaaatataaaataaaattatttttaaaaaagaataataaaacaaccgcaaaaaaagaagaatggacataggagagaggagagagaagaaaggaaagagaaaaaaaattaattttatgatttcaaaCTACAATAACTTTTTCgagttagttttattttatgtaatttttacatcaaattaaagatcttgtcatgatctttaatttaacatccatattaaatatttttcatgaagagaatttgatgatttttaaaaagaataaaaaaagaaagtgagaaAAAATTGGTGGATATCAAAAAATACTATAGATTGTGACTTGTGAGAAGTGAGAGAAGTGATAGACATGTGAGTTGGTTAgctaggagagagaaaatgtgaTGAAATAAGTGAtataaggagagagaaaaattgacGGGTAAAACTATCCGTTGAAAATtagtgtttcatatatatatagattaattgTCAATTTCTTCTCATATATTTCAAATGGAAACTTGTATAAGTTCTCTTGGGACACTTCCCAGTGATTTGGGCAATTTTGTGCATTTCCTTTGTTGAATTCAATTTTACAAGATCAATTATGAAATAAATGCTTAAAAGTCTAATATCTAATTTATGATCAAATTTAACAATTAAAATATCTGTAAGCTATCTCAAATATGGTTACATGTTAAAATAGAAGTTCGATGTGTAGTGTGACCGAGCAAATAACGAAATCAACTCTAAACGGAGTCAGTCCTAAAGTTGATAAAAATAGTTAGATCTAAAAAAGATAAAAGTCAAACTTGAGGAAGACAGTTAGTGATGAAAGACACATGTCACATCCAATATATTTGAGTCAGATTTGATAGCTTAAAAAAGAATTATCGACTTTGAAAGATAGAAAATATATGTAATCTGAACTACACTCCCTCTGTCCTATTATTGTTGGCATATTTTCCTTATTGGTGTATCCCATTAATATTGACATGTtcctatttttggtaatgattttgcACTCCAAACTATGTGGTATCACACGTctttacacatttttacactacaatccTATTTTTCTAAATATTCGTGTTAAAAAAATAGGTCAACAATAATAAGATGAAAGGaatattatttaaatcaaatatctTTTTTCCTTTACTGGTATATTCTTTTTTCACTgaattttcacaaaaaaaataaaaaattaactaggATTTGGGCAAATGACCTTCATCAATGGATCCACAGTATTAAGTTTTATTTGTAGGTTCAATTGATAAACTATAAAAAGGACCTCATTCAAGTGAATACACATTCAagcattttttaattattaattccaTTTCACGGTTTTTTACAATTAATGTTGAGATTAAGGAGGATGTATTGGTTTGAGATTCTGTTGGATTTTTTTGGACTTTAAAAAGTTCATGAATTTTTGTGGGTTTAGGAAATCCATAAACTCTATGCAGAATTTGACTGACTTATTTTATGGATTTTCATGAATTTTCATCGACTTGATAGGAATTAGGATGACATCAACCCAGAGCCGATTGGAGCCCATGTTACGCCTCAAGGCCCAACTGATGGTCCTGACGTTGCGGCCCAATCCGAGGAGCCCCAGAAAAGGGAGAAGCCCAAATGTGTGATCCAGCAGCCCCTTCACTTGAAGGATTATGTAGTTGGTTAGGGGAAAGCTGAATTGTGGTCCCTGTTTGTTAGGAAATCTGAAGATGTTGTCGCTTAATCCCTAGATGTTTGTTATGCTTTTCTAGAAGGCTGTTAGCCATAAGTAGGACTTTTGCTTGTTTCTTTTGGGATATGAAAATGATTATCaagtttctctctctttctatctAGCTTTCTTATCTTTTGTTCTGGAGTTTGTGCTCACTCGAAGAGCTCGTGAGTTAGGATCTTAACAACTGGTGCTTTCATTGTTTTATCTCTGCCATGTCTCACTCCGATGTCCTCGCCGCCATCGAATCTCTACGTCTCAACCTCGAGAGTCAAATCATCGCCACAAATGCCACAGTCAAGGATTTCATGTCCACTGTGGACTCACGCTTTGACTCCCTCCATTTTTGCTGGCCACCTCCGACCACCGATCCGCCGCCTCAGTTCACCGATATCTCTCCCCTGCTGCGTTCCATGAAGATGGACGTCCCGCGCTTCGACGGATCTGACCCCCACGGCTGGCTCTTCTGTATTGAGGAGTTCTTTGATTTTCATGGTACTCCCGAAGAACTTGGACTGTGAATCGTCTCCTTCCACATGGAGGGGAAGGCAGCAGCCTGGTTTCAATGGGCTAAAGCTAACAACCTCCTCTCGACATGGCCTGCCTTTCTCTCAGCCATCAAGGAGCGTTTTAGCTCATCCTTGTTCTCCGACCCGCAGGGAGCCCTCTCTAAACTCACACAGACGAGTTCGGTGGCCGATTTCCAAACGTCGTTCGAGGATTTGATGAATCAAGTTCGCAGCATTCCGGAGCATCTATTAATCAGTTTTTTTGTGTCTGGTCTGAAGCCGGAGATACGCCGGGAATTGAGCATCTCTAAGCCCACCTCCCTCATGGAGGCGTTTGCGCTGGCCCGTGCGTATGAGGCTCGATTCGAGGAATCCCGCCTCAGTTCACCTCTACCTTCGCGGTGGCCCATCAAGGTTGTTCCTCTTAGCTCTACTCCGCCAACCTCCAGCCCACCATTCACAATCCCGACTCCATCGCCGCCACTCATCACAGCACCTACAGCTACGTCTACTTCCAGCTGTCCGCCGCGGACCCTGCTGCTTGCTACCCCCCACTACCCATCAAGCGTTTGAGTCCATCTGAAATTAAGGACAAACGCGAACGAGGCCTTTGTTACAATTGCGATAAAAAATGGTCCATTGGCCACCGTTGCCGCAACAAATTTCTACTTCTCGTGGGCAACGAGGAGGAAGACGAACCAGACCCCACAGATGATTCTCCTGGGGAAGTTCATGATGACGCCTCTGTTGGAGACATATCCAGTCTCCATTCCCTATCAGGGGCCTTCTCTCCGCGATCTCTGCAGCTCACCGGCTCTATCGGCGGTGCTCTCCTTCGCGTCCTCGTCGACAACGGGAGCACTCACAATTTCATACAACCCACCATCGCCAAATCCCTACAGTTACCAATCCGCAACATCTCTTCATTTCGCGTCTTCGTGGGCAATGGCGATTTCTTAGTATGTTGGCATGTTTGTCCAGCGGTGCCCATTCAAATCCAAGGGCACACGTTCAACGTTGATCTCCATGTTCTGGATGTTACCGACCCCACTATCGTTTTGGGTATTCAATGGCTGCAGTAACTAGGCCCAGTCACGCACCACTATGCGGATCAATTCATGGAATTTGATCGCGACAGCCATCGGATTCAGCTTCGCGGGGATCCGGTTCCGGAGACTCCGGTTGTTACCTTCGCTCAACTTTAGAGTCTCGCCGCAGAAGGTCACCTTGACCAAGTTTTTGAGATATGCATCTGGTCCACGGAGGACGAGCCCAAGTTGCTACTAGGGTTAGAGCCCAGGCCCAACGAAATTATTAATGAAGGCCCAATCCCAGATTTCCCTCCTATCTCCAGCCCTAGCGAGCTCCACCCGCACTCCATCAATATCAGCGGCTCTTCCGTCCTCCGATGGGGTTCCCACCGTATCGCTCCGTCGACCACCGCATCCACCTGCTGCCGGGTTCGGCTCCAGTTAATGTACGGCCATACAGGTACCCCCAATTTCAAAAGCTAGAGATTGCTAAATTGGTGTCAGATATGCTGGCTCAGGGGACCATTCGACCGAGCCGCAGTCCCTTCTCTTCACCGGTGTTGCTCGTCCACAAGAAGGATGAAACTTACCGATTTTGCATCGATTACAAGCCCTTAACGCTGTTACGGTGCGCGATCATTTCCCCATTCCTACCATCGATGAACTTTTCAATGATTTGGGCACTGCTAGAGTCTTCTCCAAATTGGATCTCCACTCTGGGTATCATCAAATCCGTGTTTATCGTAGAGATATTCACAAGACGACGTTCCAAACTACCGATGGCCATTACGAGTTCATGGTAATGCCCTTCGGACTTTGTAATGCACCATCCACATTTCAATCGGTCATGAACCAAATTTTTGCACCTCACTTGCACAAATTTGTTGTCATCTTTTTCGATGATATATTAGTCTTCAGTGTGACGATGGCGGACCATTATCTACATCTCCAATCGGTTTTCGATTGTTTGATAACTAACCAATACTGCTTGAAGCTTTCCAAGTGTGTTTTTGGCCAAATTTCAGTTGATTATTTGGGGCATATCTTGACCAACGGCTGTGTTATGGCTGACCCGAGCAAGCTCTCGGCAATGGAAACATGGCCTGTTCCCAAGACACAGAGGCAGCTTAGGGCATTCCTAGGCCTGACCGGATACTATCGCCGCTTCGTGCGGGGGTATGCTGGCATCGCCGCCCCGCTCACAGACCTCCTTCGCAAAGATTCCTTCCAGTGGACGCCTGCTGCACAGGAAGCCTTTGATGCTCTCAAGGCTGCCATGACCTCGGTGCCGGTTCTTCATCTGCCCCACTTTGAACATGAGTTTATTGTCGAGACCGATGCATCCAATGTGGGGATGGGAGCCGTGCTCATGCAGTTAGAGCACCCAATCGCTTTTTTCAGCAAGAAATTGGGGCCACGGTTGCAAGCGGCATCGACATATATGAAGGAGCTATACGCTATCACGGAATCGGTGAGAAAATGGCGTCAATATCTGCTATGAAGGTTCTTTGTGGTTCGAACCGACCATAAGAGTATTCGAGAGCTCTTGCAACAGACGATCCAAACCCCGGAACAACAGCGATATGTCAGTAAGTTGATGGGATTTCACTTCCGTATTGAGTATCGTACGGGCAGTTCTAACCGCACAGCCGACGCCTTGTCTCGCCTACCAGAGGATCCCAGCGAGCCTTCCCCGCAACTCCTCGCTCTGACCCTCGCCAGTATGCCTATGTCCGAGCTCATCGACCTCATTCGCCTCGAAAATTCCACAAGGCCTGACCTTATAGGCCTTCATAAGCAAAGAGAGGCTCAAAAACTGAATCACAACTTCACGGTCCGCAATGGGATTCTGCTGTTTCGTAACAGATACTATATCAGCCCCGAGTCTCCGCTCATACCTCGCCTCCTCCACGAGGCCCATGCGATTCCTACCTCAGGTCATGGTGGAGTGAAGCGCACACTAGTTCGCTTGGCTGCTATGTTCTTTTGGCCTCGGATGCGAGCTGTTGTGGAGAAGTATGTGGCTTCTTGCATCACTTGCCAACACACCAAGTACTCAACCCAACCTCCAGCAGGGTTGCTCCAACCTCTCCCTATACCGAATCAGGTTTGGGAGGACATCACGATGGACTTCATCACGGGGCTGCCCCCGAGCCGTCATTACACTGCGATACTTGTGGTGGTCGATCGTCTCACCAAGTCTGCCCATTTTGGGCCGTTACTGGCGCATTTCACAGCGACATCCGTAGCTTCCCTCTTTATGGAGATGGTTGTCAAATACCATGGATTTTCAGCTTCGATAATATCCGATCGTGACCCCATGTTCCTAAGTAAATTCTGGCACAAGCTCTTCCAATTGTCGGGCACCACGCTGAATCATAGCACAGCTTACCACCCGTAGACGGACGGTCAAACAGAGATAGTTAACCGCGGCTTAAAGCAGTACCTCCGAGCGTTTGCTCACTTGAAACCAACATCATGGGCGCAATTCTTGAGCTGGGCAGAGTTCTCTTACAACACATCGTATTGCTCTAGCATTCGCATGTCTCCGTTTCAGGCATTATATGGGCGGCTACCACCGTCCGTTCCTCCCTACGTCCGGGGAACCTCGAAGATCCAAGTTGTCGAGGATCTTCTTCTGGAACGAGATCAGTTGTTGCAACAGCTGAAGCTCACTCTGCGGCAAACACAGGCCCGAATGAAGCAAAATAGTGATCGGCGTTGACGAGAGCTCGAGTTTAAGGTGGGAGATGAGGTCTTGGTGCGCCTACAACCATATTGCCAAGTTTCCATTTCAGGACGGGCGATTCCCAAACTGGCTCGTCGGTATTATGGACCGTTCACCATATCGGAGCAAGTTGGACCAGTGGCCTATCGCCTGGAGTTGCCTCCCACCAGCCGCATCCATCCAGTGTTCCACGTCTCAGCTCTGAAGCCTTACAAGGGAGATAGCTCAGTTAGCCCCTGCGACCTGCCCCCGGAGTCGCACGACTCTCAGTCCATCCCCGTTCCCTTAGCCATTTGCTCCCATCGCCGCGTTCTGGGTACAGGCGGACCGCGCCCTCAAATTCTTGTTCAATGGTTAGGCGAACCTCCGGAAAATGCTACTTGGGGAGATTTAGAGGACTTCCGCAGCGCATATCCTCAGTTtcaccttgaggacaaggtgaTTGCAGAAGCGGAAGGGAGTGTTACGCCTCAAGGCCCAACTGATGGTCCTGACGTTGCGGCCCAATCCGAGGAGCCCCAGAAAAGGGAGAAGCCCAAACGTGTGATCCAGCAGCCCCTGCACTTGAAGGATTATGTAGTTGGTTAGGGGAAAGCTGAATTGTGGTCCCTGTTTGTTAGGAAATTTGAAGATGTTGTCGCTTAATCCCTAGATGTTTGTTATGCTTTTCCAGAAGGCTGTTAGCCATAAGTAGGACTTTTGCTTGTTTCTTTTGGGATATGAAAATGATTATCaagtttctctctctttctatctAGCTTTCTTATCTTTTGTTCTGGAGTTTGTGCTCACTCGAAGAGCTCGTGAGTTAGGATCTTAACAGCCCAGCTACCGCTGGAATTGAAAAATTATGTTAatatatttagtttttttttttaagatttggAATGAAGATCAGATTGCCAGTTGAATAACAAGATGAAACAGGAGAGTGCAAATGGTAAGCTTTGCGTACATGGTGTGATTGAGTTGAGTCTGCTTCTTTTTTGTTGGGAAATATTTGTATGCAATAATTCCACTATTTGTTGAGAAGTATAGAACTTTGGTTTTAATGGGTTTTGACTTGAGAGGCCCTCTGAATATATGATGATAGGCATCATTTGATAACCATGTTTTTTGTTTCCAATAAGCATCATGGCGTGACAAGTCTCGGGTTGAATTACtaatttgtactccctccgtcccaacttttagtatccaactttccttttttggctgtcccacattttggtatctatttctatttttagtaaaagtaggtggggtccttactccactttaattattttaactctcacataaaatgtgggacccatattccactcacaacacatcaatcactttattaaaacccgtgtcgttctcaactggataccaaaagccgggacggagggagtaatacttaGCGTAACAAGTctttttacttaaaaataaaataaaaaagatgaaGCAGTAGAAGTGCAGAAGGTGAGCTTTGCGTACATGGTGTGATTGAGTCTGCTTCTTTTTTGTTGGGAATATTTTATATGCAATAATTCCACTATTTGTTGAGAAGTATTGACATGAATAAAAGTTATACTTTTGAAAGAATCCACAGAATCTCATGTGATGAGGTGAGATTTCCctctttgtattttttaagGAGAATCCATCAAAATTCATAAAGTTTTAAACCCACAAACTTTTGAATACttaaagatttttttaaatccatattgaatacctctaaatttttgaaaacttttaaaaatctGAATTGAGTACCTCCAAATTTTTAAAATCCAAAAAAATCCTATAAAATCTCAAACCAATACAGCCCCTAATTCCATTCTCAATAGTCAACACCTAGAGGCCTTGAACTTTAAAGTCAATTGACACTTATCAAGTTAAATTATGGAGATCATGAAATGATCGAAGTCGAGTTAATGAAGTAGTATTAAATTGCGAAAAATGACAAACGaccaattttataatttaatatgcGGTAATTGGActtaaatacattaattttcacCTAATTTTGTTATACAcacacattaaaattaaattttatttacattcTCATTTTGGATAcgaattaaaaattatgtcatcAAATACGTAAAATTTTCAATTGGTTTAAACGAATATTGATTTAACGGCCGTAAAAAAGTTTGAGAGTGCGATATATTTCCTCTTGTGATCTACAAATGCATGGATTTGGAAATTCTGGTATTCAAACTTGAACAAGAGGGAAAAATCTATGTAACATTGCGTGGTTTGATGTAAAATATTGAAGCTAATTCAAGCTAGGGCGGATGGAAACACGTTCCGCGAAATAGTAGATGTTAATTTTCAGTTGGAATTTTAACTAACAAGTTTCCAGATCCAAGTTTCGGTATCTGATTTCCAAGTCGCGGCAGTGGTGGACTTGGGATAGTCGCGCGTCGTTTCTTCCGTTGAAAGCTATTGATTTTGTCGGCGACCGACCTACACCAACAccaacagagagagagagtacgCAATCAATCAAGAATGAGGAGGTGCTCTTGCGACTACCGGTACCTCCTCCTCCTCGCCGCCGTGCCCTTCATCTACATCCAGGTCTAACCCTATTT contains:
- the LOC130989178 gene encoding tetraketide alpha-pyrone reductase 1, translated to MEEKMKDWEGKKVCVTGAAGFVASWLVKRLLLSGYRVIGTVRDPDDEKKVGHLLRLEGARERLQLVRADLMEEGSFDNAILGCHGVFHLASPVLGQPKSDPKAEILQPAIDGTLNVLRSCKKNPWLRRVVLTSSSSTVRIRDDLLPGVPLDESSWSSEELCENLKIWYPLSKTLAEKAAWKFCEDNGIDLVTLIPSFVVGPSLPPVLSSTASDVLGLLKGEREKFEFHGRMGYVHIDDVALSHILVYEKENARGRYLCTSTVLDIDELAAKLAPRYPALPIPKTFKKVERPHYDFDVSKIKGLGMRFRSIEEMFDDCVHFFTMQALLSPLSQPSS
- the LOC130990799 gene encoding uncharacterized mitochondrial protein AtMg00860-like, which codes for MADHYLHLQSVFDCLITNQYCLKLSKCVFGQISVDYLGHILTNGCVMADPSKLSAMETWPVPKTQRQLRAFLGLTGYYRRFVRGYAGIAAPLTDLLRKDSFQWTPAAQEAFDALKAAMTSVPVLHLPHFEHEFIVETDASNVGMGAVLMQLEHPIAFFSKKLGPRLQAASTYMKELYAITESVRKWRQYLL